The sequence GCGCCTGGTGAGTTTCGATCGGGATTTCGAGCGTTTTCGGGGCCTGCAACGGCTGGCGCTGAGCTGAATCCCTCAGCTGCGGCGGCGCTGGTGCCAGGCCCAGGCGTCGGCCAGGATCGTGGCCAGATCGGAGCGCTGGGGTTTCCAGCCCAGCTCCGCCATCGCCAGGGAGGCATCGGCCACCAGCTCGGCGGGATCCCCCGGGCGGCGGGGCGCGTCGACGACCTTCAGGCTGCAGCCGGTGTGTTGGCAGGCCGCGTTGATCACCTGCTGCACGGAATAGCCGCTGCCGGTGCCGAGGTTGTAGGTGTGCTGGCCACCCTGGGCGATGAGCCGCTCCAGGCCGAGCACGTGGGCGGCGGCCAGGTCGCCCACGTGGATGTAGTCGCGGATGCAGGTGCCATCGGGGGTGGGGTAGTCGCGGCCGAACACCTGAATACCCTCACGGCGGCCGGCCAGGGCCTCGAGCACCAGGGGGATGAGGTGGGTTTCGGGGTCGTGGTCTTCGCCGAGGTCGGCGGCGGGATCGGCACCGGCGGCGTTGAAGTAGCGGAAGATCACGCTGGGCTGGCCGTAGGCGGCGCCGAAGTCAGCCAGCAGCTGCTCCACCATCCACTTGCTGCGGCCGTAGGGGTTGATCGGCGCCTGGGGGCAGCGCTCGTTGATCGGAATCTGATCGGCAGCGGGGATGCCGTAGGTGGCGCAGGTGGAGCTGAACACCAGCGGGATCGGCTGGCCGTGGCGCTGGGCCTCGCCATGCAGCGCCTCCAGCAACACCAGGGTGTCGCCCAGGTTGTTGCGGTAGTAGCGGGCGGGATCCACCACGCTCTCGCCCACGTAGGCGTAGGCGGCGAAGTGGAGCACGGCCCGCACCGGCCCGGCCGGCAGCTGCGGATGGGAGCCCTGCAGCAGGGCATCGAGCAGGGACCGATCACCCAGCTGCCCCACCACCAGGGGCACCTGCAGCACCTGCTCGGCGATGGCCCGGTGGCCGTACACCAGGTTGTCGAGCACCAGCACGGGCTGGCCGGCGCGCTGCAGGGCCCGCACGGTGTGGCTGCCGATGTAGCCCGCCCCGCCGGTCACGAGGATGGTCATGGCTGTGGATCGGACAGCTGGCGGCACCACACCCAGCGGGCATCGCGGTGGAGCTCGGTGGCGAAGCGTGATCCAGCCCCCAGCAGCGCCTCGTGTTCGGCCGGGGTGAGCACCAGCGCATCGCAGCTAAGGGGCAGCAATTCCAGCTGCCAGCAGAGCAATCTCGCCTGCTGGGGCCCGCTGGCAGCGGCATCGACCAACAGCAGATCCAGGTCGCTGCCCACCCCAGCGCTGCCCCGGCCGTAGCTGCCGAACAGCGCCACCTTCTGCAGGGAGGGCACGCGGGCTGCCTGGTCCACCGCCCAGGCCTGAACCTGAGCAATCACCTGCCCAGGTTCAGGCCAGCGCAGCACGGATTGCGTCAACGACCGCACGGGCATGGCGAAGGGCGTCGTCGCTTTGCAGACGACCGAAATGGTCGGTAGGGGCTCCATCAGGCAGGCTATCGGGATAGCGGGTGGGGATGTAGAGAGCATCGAGAATGCGAAGGCGATCCTCCAGATCGCTCACCGCTTCCGCCAGCTGGGCTGAGGCGGCAGGGGGCAGATCGCGGAAGGAGCGGCCCAGGCCATGGCCCCACACCTGCTGCGCGAGGCCGAGGTGAGCGGAGCGGTTCATGGCGGCATTGTGGCCCCAATCCCCAGGGCCAAGGATCGGCTCCGATGAACCCCTACAGGGGTTAACTGGATTTGAAGTCCCATAGGGGACAAGTACGATCTATTCCTTGCAGGGGATGAGTCTTGTCCCATGGGGCCCGCCTTCCGTCACAGCTTGGCGACTTGCAGCAGCAAACAGTGTCGTCGCTGGAGAACGACCCACAGCGCTGCACGATTGCCAGCTTCTAGAGCCTGATGACCGCTTTGGGGGCTCTACTTCAAGGAGTTTCGCTACACCAGCACGGTGGCCACGCTGGAGCGCACAGGCGGCTGCGGCTGGGCATCGGCGGCAAGGCCTTCGAGGTGAAAGGCAATGGCGTCGTGGATGATTGGACTGTCTGCTCCAAGGCCTTGATCACAGCGCGGATCTTCACCCCAATGCACAATACGCTGGTCACAAGCACTGTCAGCTGAGTTGGCCCTAAAAATCCTACTCACCGGCGCTGCCGGATAGCTTCAGGCCCTGCGCCAGATGAAAGGGAGGGCTCAGGGGCGTGGAATGCCCAGGTCAGTGCAGATCTTTCGCACTAAAAGCTCTTTGATTTCGTTGTGCCAGGGTATGGCACCCCCCACTGTCAGCAAAGAAGTCCGCTCGGTCTGACCCGTCCACCAGGGGGCCCAACCGACGACCATGCAAACGCCTTATGACGCCGCTCTGTGGGATGCCGTCCGGATCCGGATGAGCCCGCTGGCCGCTGGATCGCCTCGCGGGCGTGGCGCCGCTGCTGGCCGATAAGGACTCCGCCGCTACCACCTTCGCCGAGGCGCTGGCGGCCGGAGAGGTGCTCGAGTGAACCGGCCAACCCGATTCGATTCAGGCTAAGGCGTCACCCGTTGCGCATCGCGCTACGCTGTGATCGCTGCTGATCGGCTGGGTGATTCATGGCTTCCGCCACAAGGGGCTGCGATTGTTCTTCGAGACAGGCAGCACGGCAGGGATTCAGCCAGCCCTTGCCCGCAAGCTGAGGTTGCAGCTGGCGGCCTTGCAATCCGCTGCCCTGATCGAGGATCTCGATTTGCCGGGCTATCGCCTGCATCCGCTCAAGGGGGCAGACAAGGGGCGATGGTCGATCTGGGTGAACGGCAACTGGCGGCTCACGTTTGCGTTCCGCGATGGCCACGTGTTCGATCTCGACTTTGAGGACTACCACTGATGCAGATGCACAATCCGCCCCACCCCGGGGAATTCATCGAAGGGGTGTATCTGGAGCCCTGTGAGCTCTCCATCAGACAGGTGGCCGAGCACTTGGGGGTTTCGGCATCCACCTTTCAGAGGCTGGTGGCAGGCAAAAGCCGTGTGTCCCCGGATATGGCGCTGCGCCTGTCGCGGGTGCTAGGGCGCAGTGCTGAAAGCTGGCTAGCCATGCAGGACAGCCACGATCTCTGGCAGGCCCGGCAGCGACTCGATCTTTCTGGACTGACCCCGATGGAGCTCACGCCGGCATGAAAATCCTGCTCACCGGCGCCGCCGGCCAGCTGGGTCAGGCCCTGCGCCAGCAGCTGCCTGAGGGCATCGAGCTGATCGCCACCAGCCGCAGCGGTGATCCCGCCACTGGCCTGTTGCCCCTGGATCTGGCCGATGCCGCCGCCTGTCGCGCGGCGGTGCTGGAGCACCGGCCCGACTGGGTGCTCAACGGCGGTGCCTACACGGCTGTTGACAGGGCCGAGAGCGAACCGGAGCTGGCCCTGGCGGTGAATGGCGGGGCGCCGCGGGCCTTTGCCGAGGCCGTGGCAGACACCGGCGGTCGCCTGTTGCAGGTGAGCACCGACTTTGTGTTCAACGGCCAGCAGGGCAGCCCCTACCGGCCTGAGCAGGCCCGCGATCCCCTCGGCGCCTATGGCCGCACCAAGGCCGCCGGCGAGGAAGCCGTGGAGCAGATGCTGGGCGGCAGTGGCCGGGGCGTGATCCTGCGCACCAGCTGGGTGATGGGCCCGGTGGGCAAGAACTTCGCCCTCACCATGCTGCGGTTGCACCGCGAGCGCGGCGCCAGCGGCCAGGCCCTGGGGGTGGTGGAAGACCAGGTGGGCTGCCCCACCAGCACCGCCACCCTGGCGGCGGCCTGCTGGCGCGTGATCACGGCCCAAGTGCAGGAGCCGGTGCTGCACTGGTGCGATGCCGGCGCCGCCAGTTGGTTTGATGTGGCCGTGGCTGTGGGCGAGCTGGCCCAGGAGCTGGGACTTGTGCAGCAGCCGGCTCCCGTGAACCCGCTCACCACGGCGGAGTACCCGCTGCCGGCCCAGCGGCCCAGCTACTCCCTGCTCGACTGCTCCAGCAGCCGCCAGGCCCTCGGCCTGGCACCCACCCCCTGGCGCCAGGCCCTGCGCCAGCTCCTGGAAGCCGTGGCATGACTTCAACCCCGGTACAACGCAGCCAGTTCAGGGCTGTTGAGCAGGGTCAACAGTCGTTGGAGTTTGCGGCGGTTATTGGCGGAGGGGTCGAGCTGGAAGGCAAGTCGGCCTCGATCAAGTCGAGCTCGGAGTGCATCCAATCGAGCAACGCGAGCTCTCTCTCGAGCTGTTTCGAACGCTTCTCGAGCTCTTTCAACCGCATCTCCCTGGCGGGATCGCGTCGCCAGTTGAGCATCTGCAAAAACGAGCGGAAGGGAGACAGCGATGAGCCAGACGCCCCATTGCTGCTGGAGAGGGAGCTGGCGGTGGGGGAGGGAGACGTGGTCATAGGACGAAAAAAGCGCGATCAGGCCAACGACAGTGCCAACAGATAGGCGAAAAACCCGGCTTCCAGCAGGGCTTTGCCGTCAAACCCCAGGCGCCACCAGGGGAGCGGCGCATCCAGATCCTGAAGAATCTCATCCACCCTAAGCAGCCCAGCCCAATCCCGACATCCACCAATTTGGTACATACGTACGCCCGTGCCTGAAGCCGCTCCGCCAAACGTGCAAGCCCTGCTCGCCGGCCGCCGCCGCATCCTGGTGACCGGCGGCGGCGGCTTCATCGGCGGGGCCGTGGTACGCCGCCTGCTGGCCGAGAGCAACGCGCTGGTGTTCAACCTCGACAAGTGCGGCTACGCCAGCGATCTCACCAGCATCGAGCAGGTGCTGGCGGAGCTGGGCGATCGCGCCTCCACCCCAGAGGGCAATAGCCGCCACCAGCTGCTCCAGGTGGATCTCACCGACGCAGACGCCACGGCGGAGGCGGTGCGCCAGGCCGATCCGGATCTGGTGCTGCACC is a genomic window of Cyanobium sp. NS01 containing:
- a CDS encoding HEPN domain-containing protein — encoded protein: MNRSAHLGLAQQVWGHGLGRSFRDLPPAASAQLAEAVSDLEDRLRILDALYIPTRYPDSLPDGAPTDHFGRLQSDDALRHARAVVDAIRAALA
- the galE gene encoding UDP-glucose 4-epimerase GalE — encoded protein: MTILVTGGAGYIGSHTVRALQRAGQPVLVLDNLVYGHRAIAEQVLQVPLVVGQLGDRSLLDALLQGSHPQLPAGPVRAVLHFAAYAYVGESVVDPARYYRNNLGDTLVLLEALHGEAQRHGQPIPLVFSSTCATYGIPAADQIPINERCPQAPINPYGRSKWMVEQLLADFGAAYGQPSVIFRYFNAAGADPAADLGEDHDPETHLIPLVLEALAGRREGIQVFGRDYPTPDGTCIRDYIHVGDLAAAHVLGLERLIAQGGQHTYNLGTGSGYSVQQVINAACQHTGCSLKVVDAPRRPGDPAELVADASLAMAELGWKPQRSDLATILADAWAWHQRRRS
- a CDS encoding type II toxin-antitoxin system RelE/ParE family toxin gives rise to the protein MIHGFRHKGLRLFFETGSTAGIQPALARKLRLQLAALQSAALIEDLDLPGYRLHPLKGADKGRWSIWVNGNWRLTFAFRDGHVFDLDFEDYH
- the rfbD gene encoding dTDP-4-dehydrorhamnose reductase, with amino-acid sequence MKILLTGAAGQLGQALRQQLPEGIELIATSRSGDPATGLLPLDLADAAACRAAVLEHRPDWVLNGGAYTAVDRAESEPELALAVNGGAPRAFAEAVADTGGRLLQVSTDFVFNGQQGSPYRPEQARDPLGAYGRTKAAGEEAVEQMLGGSGRGVILRTSWVMGPVGKNFALTMLRLHRERGASGQALGVVEDQVGCPTSTATLAAACWRVITAQVQEPVLHWCDAGAASWFDVAVAVGELAQELGLVQQPAPVNPLTTAEYPLPAQRPSYSLLDCSSSRQALGLAPTPWRQALRQLLEAVA
- a CDS encoding HigA family addiction module antitoxin; the protein is MQMHNPPHPGEFIEGVYLEPCELSIRQVAEHLGVSASTFQRLVAGKSRVSPDMALRLSRVLGRSAESWLAMQDSHDLWQARQRLDLSGLTPMELTPA
- a CDS encoding nucleotidyltransferase domain-containing protein produces the protein MIAQVQAWAVDQAARVPSLQKVALFGSYGRGSAGVGSDLDLLLVDAAASGPQQARLLCWQLELLPLSCDALVLTPAEHEALLGAGSRFATELHRDARWVWCRQLSDPQP